Proteins co-encoded in one Perca flavescens isolate YP-PL-M2 chromosome 11, PFLA_1.0, whole genome shotgun sequence genomic window:
- the LOC114564082 gene encoding uncharacterized protein C21orf62 homolog, with protein sequence MEMSPNTVSSVSLPWSLWLLFFLTPVTQTTSSAPSSETSLPVNTTLLFDSDGPGNNLRNCSCTTPVRDCDEALANSLCRCHTVLRSALPPAGLREPGPLTVWVKELWVLEELLNRSTVGHLQLSFCGVKPMDSQYLALLGLQTLKIHSAAPEAPYPNQEMTISPAAGVAVELEALSFDISTSFHVTFLDVAVLNGVSALKAYSVVGPAAHTLSQQFPDLASPLSLALPPSPTSDHPTEPSEQAAEPPHNLLFTFVY encoded by the coding sequence ATGGAGATGTCTCCAAACACTGTCTCCTCTGTCTCGTTGCCATGGTCACTGTGGTTGCTGTTCTTTCTGACCCCCGTCACCCAGACAACAAGCTCCGCCCCCTCATCTGAAACGTCTCTGCCGGTCAACACCACGCTGCTGTTCGACAGCGACGGCCCGGGCAACAACCTGCGGAACTGCAGCTGCACCACGCCCGTCCGGGACTGCGACGAGGCTCTGGCCAACTCGCTGTGCAGATGCCACACCGTTTTGCGCTCCGCTCTGCCCCCTGCTGGGCTCAGAGAGCCTGGACCACTCACCGTGTGGGTGAAGGAGCTCTGGGTCCTGGAGGAGCTGCTGAACAGGAGCACGGTTGGCCATTTGCAGTTGTCTTTTTGTGGAGTAAAGCCAATGGACAGTCAGTACCTGGCTCTGCTAGGTCTGCAGACCCTCAAGATCCACAGTGCAGCACCAGAAGCTCCCTACCCCAACCAGGAAATGACAATCTCCCCAGCAGCAGGGGTTGCAGTGGAGCTAGAGGCCCTCTCCTTTGACATCTCCACTTCCTTCCATGTGACCTTCCTGGATGTAGCGGTTCTCAATGGCGTCTCTGCTCTGAAGGCATATAGTGTGGTGGGACCAGCTGCTCACACCCTCTCCCAGCAGTTCCCCGACCTGGCCTCGCCCCTTTCTCTGGCTCTGCCACCCTCTCCTACTTCTGATCACCCTACGGAGCCCAGTGAGCAGGCTGCAGAGCCTCCGCACAATCtgctttttacttttgtctacTAA